The Paenibacillus sp. RC334 nucleotide sequence AGAAATGAATTTATCGAACGGCCAGCGCGGTATTTTGCTCACGATGTAATCCAGTGTCGGCTCAAAGCAAGCATACGTTTGTCCCGTTACCGGGTTCACGATTTCATCCAGCGTGTAGCCCAGCGCGATTTTGGCAGCCATTTTGGCAATTGGATATCCAGTCGCCTTGGATGCCAGCGCTGAGGAACGACTCACCCGCGGATTTACTTCAATGACATAGTATTGATAGCTGTGTGGATCAAGCGCAAACTGCACATTACATCCGCCTTCAATATTGAGAGCGCGGATAATTTTCAGGGAAGCGGAGCGCAGCATCTGGTACTCTCGATCTGACAGCGTCTGACTCGGCGCTACAACGATACTGTCGCCAGTATGTACGCCGACCGGATCAAAGTTTTCCATGTTGCAGACAACGATACAGTTATCATTGCCGTCACGCATGACTTCATACTCGACTTCCTTCATGCCTGCGATGCTCTTTTCCACCAAACATTGTCCAATTGGACTGTAACGCAAGCCAGAGCTTACCGTCTCACGCAGTTCTTCTTCGTTCACACAGATCCCGCCGCCTGTTCCACCCAGCGTATAAGCCGGGCGAACAATAATCGGATAACCGATTTCGTTAGCAAAATCCAGCGATTCCTCTAACGTTGTAACAATGACGCTCTGAGGTACAGGCTGTTCCAGCTCACGCATCAAATCGCGGAACAAGTCACGGTCTTCGGCTTTTTCAATCGAAGTCAGCTGTGTTCCCAGCAGCTTGACGTTTTCACGCTCCAGCACTCCGGCACGAGCCAGCTCCACCGCCATATTCAGTCCTGTTTGTCCTCCCAGTGTAGGAAGCAGGCCATCCGGACGCTCTTGACGGATAATTTGTGTTACAAAATCAAGTGTAATCGGCTCGATGTATACTTTGTCCGCCATGTTCGTGTCTGTCATGATGGTTGCCGGGTTACTGTTGATCAGCACTACCTCGACGCCTTCTTCTTTGAGCGCTTGACAGGCTTGTGTACCAGCGTAGTCGAATTCCGCAGCCTGACCAATCACGATAGGACCGGAACCAATTACGAGTATTTTTTTAAGTTCTGTATTTTTCGGCATATTAGCGCTCTCCTCTCACTGCGGCGGCGATAGCAGCCTGACGCGGTTGCTTTGGATGATTTCTTTTGTGCTCACGGATCATGTCCAGAAAGCGGTCAAACAAGTAGCCGTTATCGTAAGGTCCAGGCGCAGCCTCCGGATGATATTGCACCGAAAACGCGGGATACTTGGTATGCTTAAGACCTTCAATCGTTTTATCGTTGTTATTAATATGCGTCACTTCAAGCTCGGTTCCTTTGATCGAACCCTCATTCACGGTGTAGCCGTGATTTTGTGAAGTGATGAAGCAGCGTCCGCTCTCCAGTTCCTTCACAGGATGGTTACCGCCACGATGACCGAATTTCAGTTTCTCCGTATCCGCTCCCGAAGCTAAGGCAAACAGCTGGTGTCCCAAGCAAATTCCGAAGATCGGATATTCCCCTAGCAGTTCAGCCACCGTGCGTACGGCATGCGGTACGTCTTTGGGATCTCCAGGGCCATTGGACAACTGAATTCCGTCCGGGTCCAAGCGGCGAATTTCCTCTGCCGTTGTATCATGCGGAACCACTACTACGTCGCAATCCCTTTTATTCAGTTCACGCAAGATACCGCTCTTAGCGCCATAGTCAATCAGTACGATTCGCTCCCCGTTGCCAGGGCTGCTATACGGATGAGGCGTTGAGGTCAATGGAACCTGATTACGCAGTTCTTCAATCGTCAGGTCAGCCATCATTTCTTTCAGTTCTTCCACAGGCTGAGTGCCCGTCGTCAAAATGCCCTTCATCGTGCCGTGATGGCGAATAATCCGGGTAAGCATGCGGGTATCGATGTCGCTAATGCCAATGATGCCATATTCCTTCAGCAAATCGTCCACGCTGTATTGGGCACGCCAGTTACTTGGCACCGGCTCGTAACGTCGAACAGCAAAGCCATGCACATAAGGCCGTACCGATTCAAAGTCATCCCGAGTAATTCCGTAATTGCCAATCAGCGGGTAAGTCATCGTTACGATTTGTCCGCAATAAGAGGGATCGGTCAGCACCTCTTGGTAGCCTGTAATCCCTGTGTTGAAAACGACCTCGCCTGTTTTTTCACCGTCCGCACCAAATGCTGTGCCTGTAAACAGCGTGCCGTCCTGAAGCAACAATCTTGCCTGCATCCCGTCTCACTCCTCTGTATGATTTCCTGCTATAAGGTTCTATTTTTTTAGTGGTTTATATTTATTTCACTTCGTCAGCAGACCATACCAGTCTGCCGTCTACCCAAGTTTTCACAGGCCAGCCTTTAAGTTTCCAGCCTGTAAAAGGAGTGTTGCGTCCTTTGCTGGCAAATGTTTGCGGATCAACCGCCTGCTCCTGCTCCAGATCAATCATGGTCAGGTCAGCGGGTGCTCCTTCTTCTAGACGCCCTGTGTCGAGGCGGAAGACACGTGCCGGGTCAGCAGTCATGCGCCGTACCAGAAAGTCGAGCGTCCATTGTCCAGTAGCTACAAATTTCGTGTACAGCAGCGGAAAAGCCGTTTCGAAGCCAACAATACCAAAAGGCGCCAGTTCCAATCCTTTTGCCTTCTCTTCTTCGCTGTGTGCCGCATGGTCGGTTACGATGATGTCGATCGTCCCGTCCTCCAGTCCCTCGATGCAGGCCTGCACATCACGCGGGGAGCGCAGCGGAGGATTCATTTTCCAATTCGCGTCCAGCCCCGGAATGTCTTCATCCGACAATACCAAATGGTGGGGACATACCTCAGCCGTTACCTTGATGCCAAAAGATTTCGCGTGGCGGATCAACCGCACTGACTGCTCCGTGCTAACATGGCATACATGATAGTGTGCCCCGGTTGCCTC carries:
- a CDS encoding carbamoyl phosphate synthase small subunit translates to MQARLLLQDGTLFTGTAFGADGEKTGEVVFNTGITGYQEVLTDPSYCGQIVTMTYPLIGNYGITRDDFESVRPYVHGFAVRRYEPVPSNWRAQYSVDDLLKEYGIIGISDIDTRMLTRIIRHHGTMKGILTTGTQPVEELKEMMADLTIEELRNQVPLTSTPHPYSSPGNGERIVLIDYGAKSGILRELNKRDCDVVVVPHDTTAEEIRRLDPDGIQLSNGPGDPKDVPHAVRTVAELLGEYPIFGICLGHQLFALASGADTEKLKFGHRGGNHPVKELESGRCFITSQNHGYTVNEGSIKGTELEVTHINNNDKTIEGLKHTKYPAFSVQYHPEAAPGPYDNGYLFDRFLDMIREHKRNHPKQPRQAAIAAAVRGER